TACCAATTCACAAAGGGATGATATGGTAAACTTTCTATTAGCACTTACCGATGATGAGTTTTTAACCAACCCTAAGTTTGCGAGTCCCTTTTGATGAAAGAGGGAATCTATCGGCTAAGTTTCTTTCCCATTATTTTCCTATTCATCACTCACTGTACCTTTGGTTCGGTGGGTGACAGTAATAAAGAAAAAATGGAAATCCTCCAGAACTTAATTTTTTTTAACAACAATCAAACTGTGACAGTCGGTACGAATCTACGCAGTTATGATGACCAAGCAGATGATACTCTAAATTTGTTTAGTTTAACAAGCAATGCTGTAGTTTACAATATTTCGATTCAAAGTACCACCTATATCAATTGGGAAACGGGTAGTTATCGAATTAATCCACCAAACCAGGTATTAGGTGTGTCAACTACGAGTTCGGAAAAAAGTTCTAATGCAACTGCCAAAACACATACCCCGTATACAGTACCTCTCGATTTGCCAGCGGATGATTTGTATGGAAAACTCTATCCGTTTTTATCTGCCTCTACTGTATCCAACATCACACAGTACAATAATACAATGGAAACAGGAGCAAGTTTTCTTTATCCAAATACGAGAATTTCGAATATGCCACTGGGAGTGGTTGCGATTGCAAATGTGAGTTGGGAAGAAATTTACATTCGGATGACAGTGAATGGAAACGACATCACCATTCTTCTTCCGCAAGGGAATAAATCAATTACCCCTAAATGTAAAATCCCAATCAAACAAGGGCGGACAAACAATATCGAAATTCTAATGTCTCTTGCGTCAATGTTTCAAGATCGCTCTGTTTCGGGAACACCCGTTCGTTTTTTACAGCAACTTGCATTATTGTTTCCTGGACCTATTGTTATTTCAAAAGTTTCGAATGTGCCTTTATACAATATCCTTCAACAAAATCTCCAAGCAGAAGATATCGTTTTTAGTTTTCCTGGTTGTTTCCCTGGAGTGGAACGATGAAACAAAATTTATTAGTCTTCATTCTTTTTTTAATTTCCTTTCATTCGATTAATTCGCATCACACTGGTTCGTCGGATAGTCCCAATGCAACAGCGAGATTTGTGGATCCATTTACAGGAAAACGAGAAAAGCCAACCAACTATTTGGTAATGACTCAAGATTATTACCAATCCACACGTGAAAATAGCCATCTATTCACAACCACAGCATTTGCAGAGATGAATTTTTTTGATGGAAGGTTTGCACTCAATGCTTCTGTTCCATGGAACTACTACCAACAAAGAGGAAGAGAAGATGCGGCACGAATTGGAAAAACTTATCTTGGTTTTAAATACCAACCTTTCTTTGATTTGGATAAACCTTACTTTTTTGTGATCGAAGGTTCGGTTGGTTTTCCGAGTGGTCCTGACACAGACCGGTTTACCGGTGGAAATTATTATACAGGTTCTGGATTTATCAAACTGGGATATCTGTATGAGAAGTGGTCCTTTGTAACAAAGATCGGGGGATTAAATCCTCTCTCTCGTCCCCAACCAAATAACCTGCAAGATAATGATGGTGTTCCCTATTATTATAGAAAACCATCTGCCTCTCCTCCTGAACCCGAGTATGAGTTCAAAAAAACCGCTCTCATTTCTGGATATGTGACGTATTATTTGATGCCTGAGATTTCTCTCTTTACTGGTCTCTTGTATCGTAATCCCTATAATGGCGTGGACTATTCCAAAGAAAAAGATAAAGCAAACCCGGCGTATTTTACAGAGGCGAGCGCTGGGTTTTCTTGGAATTTTTCAGAGAAATACAACATGAGTTTAGCCTATCGGTACCCGTTGCAAAGGGATCGTGAGTACAGACTCTATCAATCTGCATGGACTTTTGCCTTCTCCATGGAGTGGGGAAGCGATTGACATCAGATGCCTTTTTTAAAACGTTCTAAGAAACTCTATAAATTTTATTCGTAAAAGGTAATCTATGAGCAACGTAGAAATCGTACCAGTAGGGGAACTCCCTCCTATTGGAGTTGTGCCCAAAAAAATGCACGCGCAGGTCATTCGCCCGGAACGTTACGGCGAACCGAAAACTTCTTTTCAATCAGAAGTCATTGATGTTCCGGAGATCGGTCCGAACGAAGTTCTCGTAGCCACCATGGCTGCCGGTGTAAACTATAATAATGTTTGGGCAGCTTTAGGGTATCCCGTCGATGTGATCGCAGCTCGTAATAAAAAAGGCGAACCAGAAAAATTCCATATTGGTGGATCTGATGCTTCTGGGATTGTCTATAAAGTTGGTTCTGAAGTTAAAAATGTAAAAGTGGGTGATGAAGTAGTTGTCCATTGTGCCATGTGGGATCCAAAAGATCCATGGGTTCTTTCTGGAAAAGACCCAATGTATGCACCTTCTCAAATCATCTGGGGATATGAATCTAACTGGGGTTCCTTTGCGCAGTTTTGCAAAGTGCAAGACCATCAGTGCCTTCCTCGTCCGCAACACCTAACATGGGAAGCTTCCGCAGCCTATATGTTAGTTGCAGCAACCGCTTATAGAATGTTACACCACTGGAAACCAAACGACGTAAAACCTGGTGATGTTGTGCTCATTTGGGGTGGAGCCGGTGGACTTGGTGCTATGGCGATTCAAATTGTAAAAGCTGCTGGTGGAATTCCAATTGCTGTTGTTTCCTCCGATGACAAAATTGATTTTTGCAAAAATTTAGGCGCTGCTGGTGTGATCAACCGTAACAAGTTTAAACACTGGGGTGGACTCACTTCTGATATCAACAAACCAGAAGCTTTTGTTGAGTGGACTAAACAAGCACGTGAATTTGGAAAAGCGATTTGGGACATTGCTGGTAAAGGTAAAAACCCACAAATCGTATTTGAACATCCAGGTGAAACTACACTTCCTACTTCCGTATTTGTTTGTGAAACAGGCGGTATGGTTGTCATCTGTGCTGGAACGACTGGCTTTAATGCAACAGCTGACCTT
This genomic stretch from Leptospira meyeri harbors:
- a CDS encoding LIC11086 family outer membrane transporter, producing MKQNLLVFILFLISFHSINSHHTGSSDSPNATARFVDPFTGKREKPTNYLVMTQDYYQSTRENSHLFTTTAFAEMNFFDGRFALNASVPWNYYQQRGREDAARIGKTYLGFKYQPFFDLDKPYFFVIEGSVGFPSGPDTDRFTGGNYYTGSGFIKLGYLYEKWSFVTKIGGLNPLSRPQPNNLQDNDGVPYYYRKPSASPPEPEYEFKKTALISGYVTYYLMPEISLFTGLLYRNPYNGVDYSKEKDKANPAYFTEASAGFSWNFSEKYNMSLAYRYPLQRDREYRLYQSAWTFAFSMEWGSD
- the ccrA gene encoding crotonyl-CoA carboxylase/reductase; the encoded protein is MSNVEIVPVGELPPIGVVPKKMHAQVIRPERYGEPKTSFQSEVIDVPEIGPNEVLVATMAAGVNYNNVWAALGYPVDVIAARNKKGEPEKFHIGGSDASGIVYKVGSEVKNVKVGDEVVVHCAMWDPKDPWVLSGKDPMYAPSQIIWGYESNWGSFAQFCKVQDHQCLPRPQHLTWEASAAYMLVAATAYRMLHHWKPNDVKPGDVVLIWGGAGGLGAMAIQIVKAAGGIPIAVVSSDDKIDFCKNLGAAGVINRNKFKHWGGLTSDINKPEAFVEWTKQAREFGKAIWDIAGKGKNPQIVFEHPGETTLPTSVFVCETGGMVVICAGTTGFNATADLRYLWMRQKRLQGSHFANDDNCRDLNQLVIDKKVDPVLAETYSFEQTGECHQLMRENKHPSGNMSILVGAKTTGLGKK